A stretch of DNA from Methylomicrobium lacus LW14:
GTCAACATTTCCGGTTCGCTGAGCGTTCGGAAAGTCACCTCGGTCACGCTCAGCGCCTCGCCGTGCGTGCGCCCGCGCAGCGAGACCGCGCTCAGAACCCGATGGGTTTGCCCGGACAATTGGCGCAGCATCGCCAGCGCATCCGCCCTATCCTTCGGCTTGCCCATGATACGGCCGTTTAGGACGACGGCGGTATCTGCCGCCAGCACCGGCAAGTCTTTATGCAGGGCCAGCCGATGGCAGGCCGCCGACTTTTCGGCCGCGATTCTGCGGGCATAGTCCGCCGGCGCCTCGTTGGCGTTCGGCGTTTCGTCGATGTCGACCGGCCAGACCTCGTAAGCAATGCCGATCTGATCCAGGAGCTCGCGTCGGCGCGGCGAGGCCGAGGCCAGGATGATTTGCGCCTTTTTCATCCGCGATGGTAGGGGTGGTTGTTCAGGATGCTCCAGGCTCGGTAAAGTTGCTCGGCCACGACGATCCGCACCAGAGGGTGTGGAAAGGTCAGATTCGACAAACACCAAGATTCGCGCGCCGTGTTTTTGACCGCATCGGCCAGGCCTTCCGGCCCCCCTATCAATAAGGCGATATTTCGGCCGCTTTCGAGCCAGCGTTTCAAAGACACTGAAAGTTCCGGCGTGGACCAGGGCTTGCCGGCCAGATCGAGCGTGACCGAATGACAATTGGCCGGCATCGCGGCCAGCATCCTGTCGCCTTCGTCCTTCACGATACGGGCGACATCACAGTTCTTGCCGCGGTTGCCCGGCTGAATTTCCTTCAAAATCAATTCGCATTCCCGCGGCAGCCGCTTCGCGTATTCGTCGTAACCCTGCTGCACCCAAGCCGGCATGCGGTTTCCTATCGAAATCAGATGTATTTGCATCGGTGCAGCATACAGAGAAGACGCGTCTGATGCAATAAGGCCCGAGCCAACGTAATTTGGCGGCAAACCAGACCGGCAACAGACACCAAAATTTAAGTCGATTGTAAAGCATTTGAGCTAGACTAAGGAAATAGTCCCATCTAGCTGATTAAATCAGGGACATGAGTATGCCTCAGGCATTACCGGCAAGCCGGCAGACACATTCTTTACACCGCCTGCCTGTCTGGATAAGACGGCATTTGAGGCCGATGAAAAATTCGCGAAAATAGGCTGCCGCAATCGATCAGGATTTTTAGCATAGCTAATAATAGAAGTTAGATTAAAATAACCAACTATAAGCTCATATAAAAACACAGCCTTATCTAAAAACCTCTAGGAACGCTTGCCAGGAAAGCCTATTTTTACGACTAACGAATAGATGCCCCAATCCAAAACATTATGCTAAACTTAAGAAAGCATAGGATAGATTTTTCCGGATAGGATAGCCCTATCCTTTGATACCATTGATTTTAAACGCTTGGAGAGTCAAATGAAGAAAGTTAGCTCATTGGTTTTGCTCTTTTCTGTTTCGCTTGCGACACCAAGCTTCGCACAAACCCCGCAAGCGGTCGAAAGCGATGGCTATGATGTGATGATGGATATATTTCTGCGGCCGGCCGGCATCGTCGGCACGCTGGTTGGCGCGGGCCTGTTTGTGGGCCTAAGCCCCATCACCGCACTGGCCGCCATCCCTGCGCCCCACGATGCATTTGAAAAACTGGGCAATACCATCGTCTGCAAGCCGTTCAAATATACCTTTGAAAGACCGGTAGGCGATTATGAATATGACAAGGACTGCACACGTAAGGCCCCCGCGCCGATGCCGGTGGCGCAACGCGTCGAACCGCAGCCCGCCCCGGTGCCGCCGCCAGCCGAGCCACCCAGCGTCAACAAAAAACTGGATGCCATTTTTAAACGCGAAATGATGAAGTAATCTTTGGGTGCTGGGCACAAGGTCCGGGGCGGCAGTCTTCGGGCCTTGCGCCCTGTTCCTGATTATTCGACCAACACCACCGCCTGCACCGCAATCCCTTCCTTACGGCCTTCGAAGCCGAGCTTCTCGGTCGTGGTGGCCTTCACATTGATGCAGTCGACTTCGGTCTCTAAATCTTCGGCAATGTTTCGGCACATCGCGGCAATATGCGGCGCCATTTTCGGCGCTTGCGCGATGATCGTGATGTCGGCATTGACCAACCGGTAGCCCTTGTCCCGCACGACGCCATACACATGGCGCAGCAATACGCGGCTGTCCGCGCCTTTGAACTCAGGATCGGTGTCCGGAAAATGCTTGCCGATGTCGCCCAGCGCGGCGGCGCCGAGCAGCGCATCGGCCAGCGCATGCAGCACCACGTCGCCATCCGAATGCGCTTCGAGCCCTTTCTCGTAAGGAATCGTAACGCCGCCCAAAATGATGTGATCGCCCTCATTGAAGCGGTGCACATCATAACCCTGCCCTATTCTCATCTATCTATTACCTATCGTATTCAAAGGATTTATTTTACAGTCGCTGTCACCAGCAAACCGGCTACCGGCTCACCGCGCTCCATTCTCAGAACCACAGTCCGCCGCGACAACAGGGTAAGACCACAAGCCTCCAGCGCCTGAGTCACATAATCCGAATCATGCGAATAGCGGCCGTGATGGTTTAACTTAAAGTCCCGGCGCTCGCCGTCCTCGATTTTTTCCAGCGTAAAGACCAGACAACCTCCCGCCTTCAGCGCCTTGCCGGCCGCCCCAAAAAAAGGCCGAAGTTCGCCGAAATAGCAGAGGGTATCGGCCGAAACGATCAGGTCGAATGCCGCGGCATAGCGTCCGATATACTCGACCAGTTCGGCTTCCGCCAATTCGTCGTAAAGGTCGCGGCCCTGGGCTTTATGTAACATCGCAGGCGATAGATCGACGCCGATCAACTGGCGCGCATACGGTTTTAAATAAACGCCGCATAATCCGGTTCCGCAGCCGGCATCCAGCACGAAAAGCCGGTTTTGCGCTTCGGGAAAAATTTCGGCGACCGCCTGCGCGGTCAATTCGGGCGCGCGATAGTCGAGCCTCTGTAAGACTTCGTCGAAACTGGCGGCAAAGCCGTCGAAGGTTTGCTGAATATAAGCATCCGATGCGCGCTCGGGAATATCGGCGCCGATACTGGCGGACAAATAATGTTTCGCGATCGGACTGCCAGGATCGACCTCCAGCCATTTGCCCAACACTTCTGCGGCAGCATCGAACTGGCCCTTGAGATGCCACATCTGCCATAGGCTTTCATAGGCGTCCTTTTGCTTCGGCTTCAACGCTATCGACTGGAGATAGACCTCCGCAGCTTTCTGGATTTCATTCTGATCCTGATAGCTGTTGCCTAGGTTGTGCAGAAAATCGGCATTATCCGGGGCCAGCGAGAGCGCTGTTTGCAGCATCCGCACTGACTCTTCCAGGTCGCCGGTTTTCCTGAGCACGACACCGAGATTATTGTATGCACCGGCATGCTCCGGCTCCAGCGCCAGCACTTTACGATAAATCGCGGCGGCTTTTGCCATATCGCCGGTCTCTTTGTAAATATTGCCCAGATTCATCCGGGCATCCAAATACTGGGGATTCATCCGCAAGGCCCGCTCGATACGGGCAATCGCCTCAGAGCTGCGTCCGCGCTGATGCAGCAGCACGCCGAAAAAATGCAGCGCATCGGGATTCGACGGCTGGGTTTTCAACACCGCACGGTAGATTTTTTCAGCCTCGTCCAGGCGTCCTTGCCGATGGGCGTCGATAGCGAGTTTGAGCTTTTCGGCTGTGCTGTGGATTTTTGGCCCGCTATGTCGCATAAGTGAAAACTCGTGGATTCAGCGTGGAGGATTCTTTACGGAGCCGCTTGTTGCTCCAGATAAAATGTTGCCAGCGCCAAGTCTTCGGGCCGGGTGATTTTGAGATTGTCGGGCCGGCCTTCGACGATTTTTGGCTTGAGGCCCTTCAACTCCAGCGCGCTGGCTTCATCGGTAATCATCGGATTGCCTTCGGCTTCGATCAGCGCGGCTCTCAACATGCCGTAGCGAAACATCTGCGGCGTCAACGCGCGCCAGATATGGCGGCGGTCGAGCGTGCCGACGATCGCATTGCCCTGCACGTCTTTCAACGTATCGTGCGAGGACAGCGCCAGGATGCCGCCGACCGGGTCATCGGCCAGGGTATCGATTAATTGATGAATGTCTTCGGAGGTGATGCAGGGCCGCGCCGCATCATGCACCAGCACCCAGTCGTTGTCATCGGCGCGGCCCTGCAGCGTCTTCAACGCGGACAGCACCGAATCGGCCCTTTCCTTGCCGCCGGGAGCGGTCACGATCCGGGGATCGCGCGCTAATTCGAGTTCGGGCCAGTAAGGGTCTTCCACCGAAATCGCCACCGCGACCACGGAGAATACCTCGGCGCCCAAGAGGCGGATCAGGGTTTGCTCGATCACCGTTTTGCCGGCCAGTTCGAGATATTGTTTGGGGCGGTCGGACTGCATGCGCTTGCCGACGCCGGCCGCGGGCACCACGGCCCAGAATTTGAGTGCTTGAGTCATCAAGAGGAATTAAATCGCGGCACAGACTGGCCGCCGTATCGGATCGACAGGCGATGCGCCAAAGCTCATTCACCCGGTGGATTCATTAGGGTTTTTTTTCGATCACCTGAAAAAAAGTTTCGTCTTCGCGAATCATGCCCAACTCATCGCGCGCACGTTCTTCGATCGCTTCCTGCCCTTTATGCAGGTCCTTGACTTCCGCATAAAGCTTCTCGTTGCGCTGCCGTTTTTCCTCACCCAATTTCTTCAATTCCGCCAGGCGCTGTTGATAGGCGCGCGTCTCCTTCAGACTGCCGTCGCCGAGCCACAGGCGGTACTGGAAATGAATGATCAGCAGGATGATGACCGCAACGAGAAATTTCATGGCATTCCGTCTCAAGGCACGGCACAAGGCATCAATGCCCCGCCCGCGCCTTGATTCAAAGTTTTACAGCGATTTGAATGCGCCGCGGCCTGCGTAACGCGCCACGCCGCCCAACTCTTCCTCGATCTTCATCAGGCGGTTGTACTTGGCGACACGGTCGGAACGGCTCAGCGATCCGGTCTTGATTTGTCCGGTGCCGGTCGCGACGACCAGATCGGCGATCGTGGTGTCTTCGGTCTCGCCGGAACGGTGCGAAACGACCGCCGAGTAGCCGGCTTTTTTCGCCATGTCGATCGCGGCCAAAGTTTCGGTCAGGGTGCCGATTTGGTTCACCTTGATCAGGATCGAGTTTGCGATGTTTTGCTCGATGCCGCGTTTCAGGATTTTCGGGTTGGTCACGAACAAATCGTCGCCGACCAACTGGATGCGGCCGCCGAGCTTTTCGGTGATCAGTTTCCAGCCGTCCCAGTCGTTTTCGTCGAAGCCGTCTTCGATGCTGATGATCGGATATTTATTGACCCAGTCGACGAAGAAATCGGCCATTTGCGCCGAGCTGTATTGCTTGTTTTCGGACGCCAGATCGTAGACGCCGTCTGAATAGTATTCGGACGCCGCCGCATCGAGACCCAGATAGATGTCGACGCCTGGCTTGAAGCCGGCTTGTTCGATCGCTTGCAGGATCACGCTGATCGCTTCTTCGTTCGAAGACAGATTCGGAGCGAAACCACCTTCGTCGCCGACTGTGGTCGCGAGGCCTTTGGACTTCAGCACCTTGGCCAGGTTGTGGAACACTTCCGCACCGTAGCGGATCGCTTCACGGAAGGTCGGCGCGCCGACCGGCAAAATCATGAATTCCTGCAGGTCGACGCTGTTATCCGCATGCGAACCGCCGTTGATGATGTTCATCATCGGCACCGGCATTACGAATTCGCCGGTTTTGTTCAGATAGCGGTACAAAGGCTGCTTGCTTTCCTGCGCCGCCGCACGCGCCGCCGCCATCGAGACCGCCAGCAAGGCGTTGGCGCCCAGGCGCGATTTCGATTCGGTGCCGTCCAGTTCGATCATCTTGTTATCGATACCTTCCTGGTCGGCCACGTCGAAACCGATGATCGCGGAACGGATTTCGGTCTTGACGTTGTTCACCGCGTTCAAGACGCCTTTGCCGAGGTAGCGGGATTTGTCGCCGTCGCGCAATTCGATCGCTTCACGTTCGCCGGTCGAAGCACCGGACGGCACCATCGCGCTGCCGACGACGCCGGACGCCAATACTACATCGGCTTCGACGGTCGGGTTGCCGCGCGAATCCAGGACTTCTCTTGCACGAATATCTACTATTGCAGCCATTAATGTTTCCTTAGATTGTTGTTTCTATCAGGCTTTGGCTTTTCACCGCCTGATCGATGGTTAATAAAACTTCGAGTAATTCTTTGATTCGGTGCATCGGCCACGAATTCGGGCCGTCGCTCTTGGCCTCGGCCGGATTCGGATGCGTTTCCATGAACAGGCCGGAGATGCCGACCGCGACCGCGGCCCGCGCCAATACCGGCACGAATTCGCGCTGGCCGCCCGAGCAACTGCCCTGCCCGCCCGGCAACTGCACCGAATGGGTCGCATCGAACACGACCGGACAGCCGGTATCGCGCATCACCGCCAGCGAGCGCATGTCGGAGACCAGGTTGTTATAACCGAACGAGACGCCGCGTTCGCAGACCATGATCTGCTCATTGCCGGCCGCCTTCGCCTTGCTCGCGACATTCGCCATGTCCCACGGCGCCAGAAACTGGCCTTTCTTGATGTTGACCGGAATGCCGCAGGCCGCAACGCTCTGGATGAAATTGGTCTGCCGGCACAGGAAAGCCGGGGTCTGCATCACGTCGACGACTTTCGCGACTTCTGCAAGCGGCGTGTCCTCGTGCACGTCGGTCAACACCGGCACGCCGATCTCTTTTTTGACTTTCGCCAGGATTTCGAGCCCGCGCTCGACGCCGAGGCCGCGGAAGCTTTCATGCGACGACCGGTTGGCCTTGTCGAACGACGACTTGTAAATAAAAGGAATGTTCAGTTCCTGCGTCACTTCCTTCAGATAGCCGGCCGTATCCAGCGCCAGTTGCTCGCTTTCGATCACGCAGGGACCGGCGATCAAAAACAACGGCTTGTCGAGGCCGACTTCAAAACCACATAATTGCATGAATGTTCTCAATCTGTAGGGTGGCAGCGCTTTACTGCCCACCTTTAAAAGTTTAAAAACGGTGGGCAGAAAAGCGCTGCCCACCCTACTCCTACATTGGCCTACGCTTGCGCCACCGCCTTCTTATGCTCGGCCGCCGCGATCACGAAACCCGAAAACAACGGATGCCCCTTGCGCGGCGTCGAGGTAAATTCGGGATGGAACTGGCAAGCCAGGAACCACGGATGATCGGCGATTTCGATCACTTCGACCAGGCGGCCGTCGATCGATTTGCCGGAAAAGCGCAGGCCGGCCTTTTCGAGCTTGTCGAAATACTGGTTATTGAATTCGTAACGATGGCGATGACGTTCGGTGATCACGTCTTTCTGATACAGCCTGAACGCCAGCGAATCGGTCTGTAGGCGGCATTGCTGGCCGCCGAGGCGCATCGTGCCGCCCAGGTCGGAATTTTGATCGCGCGTTTCGATCCTGCCGGCTTCGTCCATCCATTCGGTAATCAGACCGATCACCGGGTGCGGCGACTTCGGCAGGAACTCCGTGCTGTGTGCGCCTTCGAGCTTCGCCACATCGCGGGCGAATTCGATCACCGCGACCTGCATGCCGAGACAGATGCCGAGATAAGGTATCTTGTTTTCGCGGGCATATTTGACCGTCGCAATCTTGCCCTCGACGCCGCGTTCGCCGAAGCCGCCCGGCACCAGGATCGCATCGACGTTTTTGAGCGCGCCGACGCCTTCGTCCTCGATCATTTCCGAGTCGATATAATGGATCTTGACCTTGTTGCGTGTCCGTATGCCGGCATGAATCAACGCTTCATTCAGC
This window harbors:
- the rlmH gene encoding 23S rRNA (pseudouridine(1915)-N(3))-methyltransferase RlmH, with product MQIHLISIGNRMPAWVQQGYDEYAKRLPRECELILKEIQPGNRGKNCDVARIVKDEGDRMLAAMPANCHSVTLDLAGKPWSTPELSVSLKRWLESGRNIALLIGGPEGLADAVKNTARESWCLSNLTFPHPLVRIVVAEQLYRAWSILNNHPYHRG
- the ispD gene encoding 2-C-methyl-D-erythritol 4-phosphate cytidylyltransferase is translated as MTQALKFWAVVPAAGVGKRMQSDRPKQYLELAGKTVIEQTLIRLLGAEVFSVVAVAISVEDPYWPELELARDPRIVTAPGGKERADSVLSALKTLQGRADDNDWVLVHDAARPCITSEDIHQLIDTLADDPVGGILALSSHDTLKDVQGNAIVGTLDRRHIWRALTPQMFRYGMLRAALIEAEGNPMITDEASALELKGLKPKIVEGRPDNLKITRPEDLALATFYLEQQAAP
- the kdsA gene encoding 3-deoxy-8-phosphooctulonate synthase, whose amino-acid sequence is MQLCGFEVGLDKPLFLIAGPCVIESEQLALDTAGYLKEVTQELNIPFIYKSSFDKANRSSHESFRGLGVERGLEILAKVKKEIGVPVLTDVHEDTPLAEVAKVVDVMQTPAFLCRQTNFIQSVAACGIPVNIKKGQFLAPWDMANVASKAKAAGNEQIMVCERGVSFGYNNLVSDMRSLAVMRDTGCPVVFDATHSVQLPGGQGSCSGGQREFVPVLARAAVAVGISGLFMETHPNPAEAKSDGPNSWPMHRIKELLEVLLTIDQAVKSQSLIETTI
- the ftsB gene encoding cell division protein FtsB, whose amino-acid sequence is MKFLVAVIILLIIHFQYRLWLGDGSLKETRAYQQRLAELKKLGEEKRQRNEKLYAEVKDLHKGQEAIEERARDELGMIREDETFFQVIEKKP
- the eno gene encoding phosphopyruvate hydratase; translated protein: MAAIVDIRAREVLDSRGNPTVEADVVLASGVVGSAMVPSGASTGEREAIELRDGDKSRYLGKGVLNAVNNVKTEIRSAIIGFDVADQEGIDNKMIELDGTESKSRLGANALLAVSMAAARAAAQESKQPLYRYLNKTGEFVMPVPMMNIINGGSHADNSVDLQEFMILPVGAPTFREAIRYGAEVFHNLAKVLKSKGLATTVGDEGGFAPNLSSNEEAISVILQAIEQAGFKPGVDIYLGLDAAASEYYSDGVYDLASENKQYSSAQMADFFVDWVNKYPIISIEDGFDENDWDGWKLITEKLGGRIQLVGDDLFVTNPKILKRGIEQNIANSILIKVNQIGTLTETLAAIDMAKKAGYSAVVSHRSGETEDTTIADLVVATGTGQIKTGSLSRSDRVAKYNRLMKIEEELGGVARYAGRGAFKSL
- a CDS encoding tetratricopeptide repeat protein encodes the protein MRHSGPKIHSTAEKLKLAIDAHRQGRLDEAEKIYRAVLKTQPSNPDALHFFGVLLHQRGRSSEAIARIERALRMNPQYLDARMNLGNIYKETGDMAKAAAIYRKVLALEPEHAGAYNNLGVVLRKTGDLEESVRMLQTALSLAPDNADFLHNLGNSYQDQNEIQKAAEVYLQSIALKPKQKDAYESLWQMWHLKGQFDAAAEVLGKWLEVDPGSPIAKHYLSASIGADIPERASDAYIQQTFDGFAASFDEVLQRLDYRAPELTAQAVAEIFPEAQNRLFVLDAGCGTGLCGVYLKPYARQLIGVDLSPAMLHKAQGRDLYDELAEAELVEYIGRYAAAFDLIVSADTLCYFGELRPFFGAAGKALKAGGCLVFTLEKIEDGERRDFKLNHHGRYSHDSDYVTQALEACGLTLLSRRTVVLRMERGEPVAGLLVTATVK
- a CDS encoding Maf family protein, which gives rise to MKKAQIILASASPRRRELLDQIGIAYEVWPVDIDETPNANEAPADYARRIAAEKSAACHRLALHKDLPVLAADTAVVLNGRIMGKPKDRADALAMLRQLSGQTHRVLSAVSLRGRTHGEALSVTEVTFRTLSEPEMLTYWATTEPADKAGSYAIQGLGSVFVQSIAGSFSGVVGLPLFETAELLLQQGIQVLHE
- the ispF gene encoding 2-C-methyl-D-erythritol 2,4-cyclodiphosphate synthase, yielding MRIGQGYDVHRFNEGDHIILGGVTIPYEKGLEAHSDGDVVLHALADALLGAAALGDIGKHFPDTDPEFKGADSRVLLRHVYGVVRDKGYRLVNADITIIAQAPKMAPHIAAMCRNIAEDLETEVDCINVKATTTEKLGFEGRKEGIAVQAVVLVE